The proteins below come from a single Aspergillus oryzae RIB40 DNA, chromosome 5 genomic window:
- a CDS encoding WD40 repeat domain-containing protein (G-protein beta subunit), translated as MAADMSGEQMQAKITAARREAEGLKDRIKRRKDELADTTLRQVAQNQTDTLPRIGMKPRRTLKGHLAKIYAMHWSTDRRHLVSASQDGKLIIWDAYTTNKVHAIPLRSSWVMTCAYAPSGNYVACGGLDNICSIYNLSSREGPTRVARELSGHSGYLSCCRFINDRRIITSSGDMTCMLWDIESGSKVTEFADHLGDVMSISINPTNQNIFVSGACDAFAKLWDIRTGKAVQTFAGHESDINAIQFFPDGNAFGTGSDDTSCRLFDIRADRELNIYQSDQILCGITSVAFSVSGRLLFAGYDDFECKVWDVLRGDKVGSLSGHENRVSCLGVSNDGISLCTGSWDSLLKVWAW; from the exons ATGGCAGCCGATATGAGCGGCGAGCAGATGCAGGCCAAGATCACCGCGGCCCGGCGCGAAGCTGAAGGCTTGAAGGATAGGATCAAGCGCAGAAAGGATGAGCTGGCCGATACCACTC TCCGTCAGGTCGCGCAAAATCAAACCGACACTTTGCCTCGCATCGGAATGAAGCCCCGTCGGACGCTCAAGGGTCATCTCGCCAAGATCTACGCTATGCACTGGTCGACCGACCGACGTCATCTCGTCTCTGCTTCGCAAGATGGAAAGCTTATCATCTGGGATGCCTACACTACAAACAAAGTCCATGCAATCCCATTGAGGTCATCGTGGGTCATGACCTGCGCCTATGCCCCGAGTGGAAACTACGTTGCGTGTGGTGGTCTAGATAACATCTGCTCAATCTACAACCTCTCTTCCCGCGAAGGTCCCACGCGTGTTGCGCGCGAGCTGTCAGGACATTCGGGATACCTCTCTTGCTGCCGCTTCATCAACGATCGCCGTATTATCACCTCGTCCGGAGACATGACTTGCATGCTGTGGGATATTGAATCGGGCTCGAAAGTGACTGAATTCGCCGACCACCTGGGCGACGTCATGTCGATCAGCATTAACCCTACCAACCAGAACATCTTCGTCTCGGGCGCCTGCGATGCTTTCGCGAAACTCTGGGATATTCGTACCGGAAAGGCTGTTCAGACTTTCGCCGGACACGAATCGGACATCAATGCTATCCAATTCTTCCCCGACGGAAATGCATTCGGCACGGGCTCGGATGATACTTCCTGCCGTCTCTTCGACATTCGTGCAGATCGTGAACTCAACATTTACCAG AGCGACCAAATATTGTGTGGCATCACTTCCGTTGCTTTCTCCGTCTCTGGAAGATTGCTTTTCGCTGGTTATGACGATTTTGAGTGCAAG GTGTGGGATGTTCTCCGAGGCGACAAAGTTGGCTCTCTTAGCGGTCACGAGAACCGGGTCAGCTGTCTTGGAGTCAGCAATGACGGCATTAGTCTGTGTACAGGCTCTTGGGATTCTCTG CTCAAGGTCTGGGCCTGGTAG